A single window of Brevundimonas vitisensis DNA harbors:
- a CDS encoding glycosyltransferase family 2 protein, giving the protein MRLPTWGQVLAIVVIAASGLWIAQTESGPAKSALALSIPVIFLLWAFWRLALVLLSERRPQPVPPPAQWPRYTVVAALYDEQEVIPQLIERLSRIDYPQDRLEGFLALEAHDNDTFRAAMAVERPAWLQILIVPPGRPQTKPRALNHALARATGDLICVYDAEDDPDPLQLREAAARFASDRNARLACLQAPLRIRRRHAAHDASPFFDRQFAIEYAALFEVVIPAMARLGFPFPLGGTSNHFRVDVLRQMGGWDPWNVTEDADLGFRLWRHGYRLGAIERPTYEAPPGGIEHWLPQRCRWLKGYLQTFGVHSRDPFGLGVRGGIALITTLGASLIAAAAHGPSLAWVIVALVTAADARITPAMPLAAVSALILGAASAWLSGAIGARRAGVPYGIRDMLASPAYWALLSLAFVHAAWRLITEPFTWDKTAHHPDPVEAAEAATTASDDLDAGRRAA; this is encoded by the coding sequence ATGCGCCTGCCGACGTGGGGCCAGGTCCTGGCGATCGTGGTCATCGCGGCCAGCGGATTGTGGATTGCGCAGACCGAGAGCGGTCCGGCCAAGAGCGCATTGGCTTTGAGCATCCCTGTAATATTCCTGCTCTGGGCCTTCTGGCGTCTGGCCCTGGTGCTGTTGAGCGAGCGCCGCCCGCAACCTGTGCCGCCTCCCGCACAATGGCCACGGTACACCGTCGTCGCGGCTCTCTACGACGAGCAGGAGGTCATTCCACAACTGATCGAGCGCCTCAGCCGGATCGACTATCCTCAGGATCGGCTCGAAGGCTTTTTGGCCTTGGAGGCCCACGACAACGACACCTTCCGGGCTGCGATGGCGGTGGAGCGCCCAGCCTGGCTGCAAATTCTGATCGTCCCGCCAGGCAGGCCGCAGACGAAGCCGCGCGCCCTGAACCATGCCTTGGCCCGCGCAACCGGCGATCTGATCTGCGTCTATGACGCCGAGGACGATCCCGATCCCCTGCAGCTGCGCGAAGCAGCCGCCCGCTTCGCATCTGACAGGAATGCCAGACTGGCCTGTCTGCAAGCCCCATTGCGGATCCGCAGGCGTCACGCCGCGCATGACGCGTCGCCCTTCTTCGACCGGCAGTTCGCGATTGAGTATGCCGCCCTGTTCGAAGTGGTCATACCGGCGATGGCGCGCCTCGGCTTTCCCTTCCCCCTGGGAGGCACAAGCAATCATTTTCGCGTCGATGTTCTCAGGCAAATGGGCGGTTGGGACCCGTGGAACGTCACCGAGGACGCAGACCTGGGCTTCCGTCTCTGGCGGCACGGCTATCGGCTGGGTGCCATTGAACGGCCCACCTATGAAGCACCGCCCGGAGGCATCGAACACTGGCTTCCGCAGCGCTGCCGCTGGCTCAAGGGATATCTGCAAACCTTTGGCGTGCACTCTCGGGACCCGTTCGGGCTGGGGGTCAGGGGTGGCATTGCTCTGATCACGACCTTGGGGGCGTCCCTGATCGCGGCAGCGGCGCACGGCCCTTCTCTGGCCTGGGTCATTGTGGCTTTGGTCACGGCTGCGGATGCGCGCATCACTCCGGCCATGCCCTTGGCTGCGGTGAGCGCGCTGATCCTTGGGGCAGCCTCGGCATGGTTGTCGGGCGCGATCGGTGCGCGAAGAGCCGGCGTCCCTTACGGCATTCGCGACATGCTGGCTTCGCCGGCCTATTGGGCCCTGCTCAGCCTGGCCTTCGTCCACGCGGCGTGGCGCCTGATTACCGAACCCTTCACCTGGGACAAGACGGCGCACCACCCCGACCCGGTCGAGGCCGCTGAAGCCGCCACGACCGCATCCGACGACCTCGACGCTGGACGCAGGGCGGCATGA
- a CDS encoding lytic transglycosylase domain-containing protein codes for MLVTSLAAALAVLAPNPEIVREISLSPAQVAAQDGRLTEQDRALLAQGLTAARARDIVGARDIVAQIADPTARKVVEWALLDTAAEQMSWSELAAADVTFRGWPRSDSRRMATERALDRAMAGPDAALSFFSGTAPTTTEGTLALADALDQRGRSAEAATLVRDWWRTQSFDAALQSRFLNRWGAVLTTADHDARLSMLLLGPHGPATRAMVGLASADAQAAASAAFSLRTAYSPDAIVAGLSPSQAMHPAVVTERVRILRASGREQEGFSLLAALPGAPSHAEGQKTLWDERRNYFLDALEVGNWQAAYDAMAGHGFPSGERKVDAEFFAGWVALTKLNDPATAREHFETLRLSSSTPITQGRAFYWLGRAEEAQGNMAGARDLYLAGSRHIQTFYGQLAAEKAGMTTLTLPPEPVVTQTDIAAFEADERVRATRILGDAGEMGLLRVFAYHIDDELPTITDLAQLIDLVRGYGDQFGSMMVGRAASQRGWILPERQYPLRLPPVVAGAAPVEFSLAITRQESSFDPRARSSADARGMMQFLPSTAAGVARRLGMPYSADRLWDPDYNMTLGSYHLGELMSQFGGSMLLTTIGYNAGPARPPQWVVRCGDPRGAQVDPIDFIECAPFTETRNYMMRVMENMSVYRARLNGGSAPLTLSNDLARGAAAGPVPYYSQ; via the coding sequence ATGCTTGTGACTTCCCTGGCGGCCGCTCTGGCGGTGCTCGCGCCCAATCCCGAAATCGTGCGCGAAATCAGCCTTTCCCCCGCCCAGGTAGCGGCCCAGGACGGACGCCTGACGGAACAGGACCGGGCCTTGTTGGCCCAGGGTCTGACCGCCGCTCGCGCCCGCGACATCGTCGGCGCGCGCGATATCGTGGCACAGATCGCTGATCCCACCGCGCGGAAGGTGGTCGAGTGGGCGCTGCTGGATACGGCTGCCGAACAGATGTCATGGAGCGAACTGGCGGCGGCTGACGTGACGTTCCGCGGCTGGCCCCGCAGCGATAGCCGCCGGATGGCAACCGAACGGGCCCTGGACCGGGCGATGGCTGGCCCGGACGCAGCCCTCAGCTTTTTTTCAGGCACTGCGCCCACCACGACCGAGGGCACCCTGGCCTTGGCGGACGCTCTGGATCAGCGCGGCCGGTCGGCTGAAGCTGCGACACTCGTTCGGGATTGGTGGCGGACTCAGTCTTTCGACGCGGCGCTGCAGAGCCGGTTCCTGAACCGCTGGGGTGCGGTGCTGACCACGGCGGACCACGATGCCCGTCTGAGCATGCTGCTGTTGGGCCCTCACGGTCCGGCGACCCGCGCCATGGTCGGACTGGCGTCAGCCGATGCACAGGCGGCGGCCAGCGCAGCCTTCAGCCTGCGCACCGCCTACAGTCCCGATGCGATTGTGGCCGGCCTTTCACCCAGTCAGGCCATGCATCCGGCGGTTGTGACCGAGCGTGTGCGCATTCTTCGGGCATCGGGTCGTGAGCAGGAAGGTTTCTCCTTGCTGGCCGCCCTGCCTGGCGCCCCCTCTCATGCCGAGGGTCAGAAGACGCTGTGGGACGAACGGCGCAACTATTTCCTTGATGCCCTGGAGGTCGGCAACTGGCAGGCCGCTTATGACGCCATGGCCGGTCACGGTTTTCCGTCTGGCGAGCGCAAGGTCGATGCAGAGTTTTTCGCGGGGTGGGTTGCCCTCACCAAGCTGAATGATCCGGCGACAGCGCGCGAGCATTTCGAGACGCTGCGCCTGTCGTCGTCGACCCCCATCACCCAGGGTCGCGCCTTCTACTGGCTGGGCCGGGCCGAGGAAGCGCAGGGCAATATGGCCGGGGCGCGGGACCTGTATCTGGCCGGCAGTCGCCATATTCAGACCTTCTACGGGCAGCTGGCGGCCGAGAAGGCCGGCATGACGACTCTGACTCTCCCGCCCGAACCCGTCGTGACCCAGACGGATATCGCCGCCTTCGAGGCCGACGAGCGCGTCCGTGCGACACGGATCCTGGGTGACGCTGGCGAGATGGGACTGCTGCGCGTGTTCGCCTACCACATTGACGATGAGCTGCCGACGATCACCGATCTGGCACAGCTCATCGACCTGGTGCGGGGATATGGGGACCAGTTCGGTTCGATGATGGTCGGTCGCGCAGCGAGCCAGCGCGGCTGGATCCTGCCCGAGCGCCAGTATCCGCTGCGTCTGCCGCCGGTTGTCGCCGGGGCTGCCCCCGTGGAGTTCAGCCTGGCCATTACGCGTCAGGAGTCCAGTTTCGATCCTCGTGCCCGGTCCAGCGCGGACGCTCGCGGCATGATGCAGTTTCTGCCGTCGACGGCTGCGGGTGTGGCGCGGCGCCTCGGGATGCCCTACTCGGCCGACCGTCTGTGGGACCCCGACTACAACATGACGCTTGGCAGCTATCACCTGGGCGAGCTCATGAGCCAGTTCGGAGGCTCAATGCTGTTGACGACGATCGGCTACAATGCAGGCCCAGCACGGCCCCCTCAGTGGGTCGTTCGGTGCGGTGACCCTCGCGGTGCCCAGGTCGATCCGATCGACTTCATCGAATGTGCGCCCTTCACTGAAACGCGTAACTATATGATGCGCGTGATGGAAAACATGTCTGTCTATCGGGCTCGGCTCAACGGGGGCTCTGCCCCCCTGACGCTGTCGAACGATCTGGCACGCGGTGCGGCGGCAGGACCGGTGCCCTATTATTCGCAATAA
- a CDS encoding FecCD family ABC transporter permease, with protein MMVGPSKLRTLLAGLILLALVLAVAIGETVLAPSQWSQAFLDPSSGPATVLWQVRAPRAVCALAVGAALGLAGAVMQGLLRNPLAEPGVLGVSASAALAAASAIVLGLAAIPGAVESSALLGAAGAGALLILFARCARSPEALILFGVALSSFAGAATALIFNLSPSPIASAEVMSWLLGSVQNRSWIDVAWVVPALILAGWLALASAPGLRMLALGDETAATSGLPMGRLRLLALIASVVAAGAAVAVAGVIGFVGLAAPHLVRTWVRGDPGRLLVPSAMAGGLMLVLADVFARVTPTDQELKLGVFTALVGAPLFGAIAWRAAREWRS; from the coding sequence ATGATGGTGGGCCCCTCGAAGCTTCGTACCCTCCTGGCGGGGCTTATCCTGCTGGCCCTCGTCCTTGCCGTAGCCATCGGAGAGACGGTCCTGGCCCCGTCACAGTGGTCACAGGCTTTTCTTGATCCGTCGTCAGGCCCTGCCACCGTGCTTTGGCAGGTGCGAGCCCCCCGGGCCGTCTGCGCCTTGGCAGTCGGTGCCGCTCTGGGGCTGGCCGGCGCGGTCATGCAGGGGCTTCTGCGCAATCCTCTCGCCGAACCGGGTGTGCTGGGCGTATCGGCCTCGGCAGCGCTGGCTGCCGCCTCGGCAATCGTGCTTGGGTTGGCGGCCATACCCGGCGCGGTAGAGTCTTCGGCCCTGCTGGGCGCAGCGGGGGCAGGGGCCCTGCTGATCCTGTTCGCCCGCTGCGCGAGATCACCCGAAGCGCTGATCCTGTTCGGCGTGGCCCTGTCCAGTTTCGCTGGTGCCGCCACCGCCTTGATCTTCAACCTGTCGCCTTCGCCGATCGCCTCAGCGGAGGTCATGAGCTGGCTTCTGGGATCGGTGCAGAACCGCAGCTGGATCGATGTGGCGTGGGTTGTACCGGCATTGATCCTGGCCGGGTGGCTGGCTCTCGCTTCTGCGCCGGGATTGAGGATGTTGGCGCTGGGCGATGAAACCGCAGCGACGTCGGGTCTGCCGATGGGCCGCCTTCGGCTGCTGGCCCTGATCGCCTCGGTCGTCGCCGCTGGCGCAGCGGTCGCCGTAGCCGGCGTGATCGGCTTTGTGGGCCTGGCGGCCCCGCACCTGGTGCGAACATGGGTCAGGGGGGATCCAGGGCGATTGCTCGTTCCGTCCGCCATGGCCGGTGGCCTGATGCTGGTGCTGGCCGATGTGTTTGCGCGGGTCACCCCGACGGATCAGGAGCTCAAGCTCGGAGTGTTCACGGCCCTGGTCGGTGCGCCCCTGTTCGGCGCGATTGCCTGGCGGGCCGCGCGGGAATGGCGGTCATGA
- a CDS encoding TetR/AcrR family transcriptional regulator, with protein MSGASIQPVRSARKPKGEGHARRAEILAAAERIFVDHGYEGATIRKIADEVGLSSTALYMHFSEKSEILHEICSNAFATLTETHRDILAADAPPEVRMRLMLDRYVAFGFENPNAYRLIYLTRPIEARDGAQSAAQELGSDLFRSFEAVVAEVAASGRLNGDPRAAAQALWAGAHGVVSLMITKPYFNWVSPEALTRTTLDALFAGLLKP; from the coding sequence TTGTCCGGCGCATCGATTCAGCCTGTCCGTTCAGCACGAAAGCCCAAAGGCGAGGGGCATGCCCGCCGTGCCGAAATCCTCGCGGCCGCGGAACGCATCTTTGTCGACCATGGCTACGAAGGCGCAACGATCCGCAAGATCGCTGACGAGGTGGGGCTGTCGTCCACCGCGCTGTACATGCATTTCTCGGAAAAGAGCGAGATCCTGCACGAAATCTGCAGCAACGCTTTCGCGACTCTGACCGAGACCCATCGCGATATTCTGGCCGCTGACGCGCCGCCCGAAGTTCGTATGCGTCTGATGCTCGACCGGTATGTGGCGTTCGGGTTTGAAAACCCCAATGCCTATCGATTGATCTATCTGACCCGCCCGATCGAAGCGCGCGACGGTGCCCAGTCCGCCGCACAGGAACTGGGCAGCGACCTGTTCCGGTCATTTGAAGCCGTCGTCGCCGAGGTGGCAGCTTCGGGGCGTCTGAACGGCGATCCTCGTGCGGCCGCTCAGGCTCTGTGGGCCGGCGCACACGGGGTGGTGTCCCTGATGATCACCAAACCCTATTTCAACTGGGTTTCGCCCGAGGCCCTCACGCGCACGACGCTGGACGCGCTTTTCGCCGGCCTTCTGAAGCCGTGA
- a CDS encoding TrmH family RNA methyltransferase, with product MTERVITSLTNDTVKSVRALHMRKERETTGRFLAEGLKFIGEALDQGRSPKLLMVGLEARPHAILDRAITATLRDGGEVVTVTHPILEKISRRDNPQTVLGVFDQVYTPLANIRPSSAPAWVALEQVRDPGNLGTIIRTADAAGCGGVILIGDCVDPYSVEAVRATMGSVFAVAIARATAAEFLAWRQTWPGNVVGTRLDAAVGYRDASIQSPALILMGNEQAGLTDTLAAACDVNVKIPMRGRADSLNLAIATGVMVYAVTDAS from the coding sequence GTGACCGAGCGCGTCATCACCTCCCTGACCAATGACACGGTCAAGTCGGTCCGCGCCCTGCACATGCGCAAGGAGCGTGAGACCACGGGCCGTTTCCTCGCTGAAGGCTTGAAGTTCATCGGCGAGGCGCTGGACCAGGGCCGGAGCCCAAAGCTGCTGATGGTGGGGCTGGAGGCGCGGCCCCATGCCATTCTGGATCGAGCAATCACAGCCACGCTTCGGGACGGCGGCGAAGTCGTCACCGTCACCCATCCGATCCTGGAAAAGATCAGCCGCCGGGACAATCCACAGACGGTCCTGGGGGTGTTCGACCAGGTCTATACCCCCCTGGCCAATATCCGCCCCTCCAGTGCCCCTGCCTGGGTTGCGCTGGAACAGGTGCGAGACCCCGGCAACCTCGGAACCATCATCCGCACGGCGGACGCAGCGGGATGCGGCGGCGTGATTCTGATCGGGGACTGCGTTGATCCCTATTCGGTGGAGGCTGTGCGGGCGACGATGGGGTCCGTCTTTGCCGTCGCGATCGCCCGTGCGACGGCCGCAGAATTCCTGGCCTGGAGACAGACCTGGCCCGGCAATGTGGTCGGCACCAGGCTCGATGCGGCGGTCGGCTACCGCGATGCCTCGATTCAGTCCCCCGCGCTGATTCTGATGGGAAATGAGCAGGCGGGCCTGACCGATACCCTGGCCGCCGCCTGTGACGTCAACGTCAAGATCCCGATGCGAGGCCGCGCCGACAGCCTGAATCTGGCGATCGCCACGGGCGTCATGGTCTATGCGGTGACCGACGCGTCGTAG
- a CDS encoding class I SAM-dependent methyltransferase: MAPVLSPVPETLITRSWPDYALLDSGNGRKLERYGRFTVVRPEPQCFWAPRDPSAFAAADAVFDPEDEDEAGRWRFAKGPIDTFPLAWNEVRFTSRFTPFRHLAFFPEQAANWVWLDRRVRSLRKPRILNLFGYTGVASLACAAAGAEVTHVDASKKSVNWARDNAELSGLSDKPIRWIVEDARKYVAREVRRGAKYHGVILDPPKYGRGPTGEVWRLFEDLPGLVRDCAALLGEDASFLLLNAYAARVSGLSLAHMTADAMQDRGGRIDWGELALAEDGSDGRSIGLSFFARWSAT, translated from the coding sequence ATGGCCCCTGTCCTGTCTCCCGTGCCCGAAACCCTGATCACCCGCAGTTGGCCCGACTATGCCCTGCTGGACTCCGGAAACGGCCGAAAGCTGGAGCGGTACGGACGCTTCACCGTGGTCCGGCCAGAGCCGCAGTGTTTCTGGGCACCGCGCGATCCCTCGGCATTCGCAGCAGCAGATGCCGTCTTTGATCCCGAGGACGAAGACGAAGCCGGTCGATGGCGGTTCGCAAAGGGTCCGATCGACACCTTTCCTCTGGCCTGGAACGAGGTGCGGTTCACCAGCCGGTTCACGCCCTTCCGCCACCTGGCCTTCTTCCCCGAGCAGGCCGCGAACTGGGTCTGGCTGGATCGCAGAGTGCGATCCCTGCGCAAGCCCCGCATCCTGAACCTGTTCGGCTACACCGGGGTCGCATCCCTCGCCTGCGCCGCGGCGGGTGCCGAGGTCACCCATGTCGATGCGTCCAAAAAGTCGGTCAACTGGGCACGAGACAATGCGGAGCTTTCGGGCCTGTCGGACAAGCCGATCCGATGGATTGTCGAGGATGCCCGAAAATATGTGGCGCGCGAGGTCCGCAGAGGGGCGAAATACCACGGGGTGATCCTCGACCCGCCGAAATACGGGCGGGGTCCGACCGGGGAGGTTTGGCGACTGTTTGAGGACCTGCCGGGTCTGGTCAGGGACTGTGCAGCGCTGCTGGGCGAGGACGCTTCTTTCCTGCTGCTCAATGCCTATGCCGCCCGGGTGTCTGGGCTATCGCTGGCGCACATGACCGCTGATGCCATGCAGGATCGCGGCGGCCGGATCGACTGGGGAGAACTGGCCCTGGCCGAGGACGGGTCCGATGGCCGCTCGATCGGCCTGTCCTTCTTTGCGCGATGGAGCGCCACGTGA
- a CDS encoding exopolysaccharide biosynthesis polyprenyl glycosylphosphotransferase, whose product MSQPANLALSTSSPRRDPKAEPLGVSDLQALAAGAAKGARKGAARRGPFRPEVWLNARERHASRLAPHYFRAIDVLAVTAVTLLCAWAISPQGLPRAELSLVLPLFAGAALVLGLLRSLGLYRFAKGQGGVLHLIAVAGVMGVSGAATALLGWMLRGSQATWSAYIVWTGLVLITLYGLHIAWGDIVARWRRSGALTPNVVLVGATRHAEALIREALKRRDINVLGIFDDRLARSPSAIEGVPVLGTAEDLLTHPMTPFVDRVVLAIDPKADSRLRDLSRRLTALPNEVTLLVDPEGAEEQASALDRLALAPLAALEGPFDADRRAFNKRIQDLVLGSVALVALSPVMALIALAVKLDSPGPIFFRQRRHGFNHEEIVVWKFRSMRHEAADATASRQVTHDDDRITRVGRLLRSTSLDELPQLLNVLTGEMSLVGPRPHAIGMKTGQIESSRLVADYAQRHRIKPGMTGWAAIHGSRGPLHSAQDVRRRVRLDVEYVERQSLWLDLWVMAVTVPVLLGDRAAVR is encoded by the coding sequence ATGTCCCAACCCGCCAACCTTGCCCTGTCGACGTCGTCGCCCCGACGTGACCCCAAGGCTGAGCCGCTGGGCGTTTCCGATTTGCAGGCGCTGGCGGCCGGTGCTGCGAAAGGCGCGAGGAAGGGTGCGGCTCGGCGTGGCCCCTTCCGGCCTGAGGTCTGGCTCAATGCACGCGAGCGGCACGCCTCTCGCCTGGCCCCCCACTATTTCCGCGCCATCGATGTGTTGGCCGTCACCGCCGTCACCCTGTTGTGTGCCTGGGCCATCTCACCGCAAGGCTTGCCGCGAGCCGAGCTGTCGCTGGTTCTGCCCCTGTTCGCCGGCGCCGCGCTGGTTCTGGGGCTGCTTCGGTCTCTGGGCCTCTATCGGTTTGCCAAGGGCCAGGGCGGCGTCCTTCACCTGATCGCCGTGGCGGGCGTCATGGGCGTGTCCGGGGCTGCGACTGCCCTGCTCGGCTGGATGCTGCGGGGATCGCAGGCGACCTGGTCGGCTTACATCGTGTGGACCGGCCTCGTGCTGATCACCCTCTATGGCTTGCACATCGCCTGGGGCGACATTGTCGCCCGCTGGCGTCGATCCGGAGCGCTGACGCCGAACGTCGTCCTCGTCGGGGCAACGCGGCACGCCGAGGCGCTGATTCGGGAAGCCCTGAAGCGACGCGACATCAATGTCCTGGGCATCTTTGACGATCGGCTGGCCCGATCGCCTTCGGCCATCGAAGGCGTGCCCGTGCTGGGCACAGCCGAAGACCTGCTGACCCATCCGATGACACCCTTTGTCGATCGTGTGGTCCTGGCCATCGATCCGAAGGCCGATTCCCGGCTCCGCGATCTGTCGCGGCGCCTGACCGCCCTGCCCAATGAAGTGACCCTTCTGGTCGATCCAGAAGGGGCCGAGGAACAGGCCAGTGCGCTGGACCGCCTGGCGCTAGCCCCCCTCGCCGCCCTGGAAGGACCGTTCGATGCAGACCGACGCGCCTTCAACAAGCGCATCCAGGATCTGGTCTTGGGATCAGTTGCGCTGGTCGCACTTTCGCCGGTGATGGCGCTGATCGCCCTGGCCGTGAAACTGGACAGCCCGGGTCCAATCTTCTTCCGCCAGCGTCGGCATGGCTTCAATCACGAAGAAATCGTGGTGTGGAAATTCCGCTCGATGCGGCACGAGGCGGCGGATGCGACGGCTTCGCGTCAGGTCACCCACGACGACGACCGGATCACCCGGGTCGGCAGATTGCTGCGCTCCACCAGTTTGGATGAACTGCCTCAACTGCTGAATGTCCTCACCGGCGAGATGTCGCTGGTGGGGCCCCGGCCGCACGCCATCGGCATGAAGACGGGACAGATCGAATCGTCCCGCCTGGTAGCAGACTATGCCCAGCGACACCGGATCAAGCCGGGTATGACCGGCTGGGCAGCGATCCACGGGTCGCGCGGTCCCCTGCACTCGGCTCAGGATGTCCGCCGCCGCGTCCGACTGGATGTCGAATATGTGGAGCGTCAGTCGCTGTGGCTGGACCTGTGGGTCATGGCCGTGACTGTCCCTGTTCTGCTGGGCGACCGCGCGGCGGTTCGCTGA
- a CDS encoding ABC transporter ATP-binding protein, producing MSLLALNGVSARLGPRPVLTDVDLTVRAGELVALCGPNGAGKTSVLRLALGLIPTMAGEARLGGDLVGELGPQARALRAAYLPQERHIAWNMPAIEIAALGAPFLAGPESLARARAALDQVHAGDLADRGVADMSGGERARVLLARALVADAPLLLADEPVAGLDPAAQLLVMGRLRSYANRGRGVLVSLHDLTLAARHADRIIVLDRGRVVADAVPSEALSDRVLRSVFGIAGQWLKSEGGPTLSILPYCE from the coding sequence ATGAGTCTGTTGGCGCTGAACGGCGTATCTGCCAGGCTGGGACCTCGGCCCGTGCTGACCGATGTCGATCTGACCGTCCGGGCCGGCGAGCTGGTAGCCCTGTGCGGCCCCAATGGGGCAGGCAAGACCAGCGTACTGCGTTTGGCTCTGGGCCTCATCCCGACGATGGCGGGCGAGGCGCGGCTGGGAGGGGACCTCGTGGGGGAGCTAGGCCCTCAAGCCCGGGCCCTGCGCGCGGCCTATCTGCCGCAGGAGCGGCATATCGCCTGGAACATGCCCGCGATCGAGATTGCCGCCCTGGGGGCTCCTTTCCTGGCTGGACCGGAGAGTCTCGCGCGGGCGCGGGCGGCGCTGGATCAGGTCCATGCAGGTGACCTGGCCGATCGGGGTGTGGCCGACATGTCGGGCGGGGAAAGGGCGCGCGTGCTGCTGGCCCGGGCCCTCGTGGCCGACGCGCCGCTGCTGCTGGCGGACGAGCCGGTCGCCGGCCTGGACCCCGCCGCGCAGCTGTTGGTCATGGGTCGTTTGAGGTCCTACGCGAACCGTGGGCGCGGCGTGCTGGTCAGTCTCCACGATCTGACCCTGGCCGCCCGCCATGCTGACCGAATAATCGTGCTGGATCGTGGACGGGTCGTTGCAGATGCCGTGCCCAGTGAGGCGCTGTCCGACCGCGTTCTCAGGTCGGTGTTCGGCATCGCCGGCCAGTGGCTGAAGTCTGAAGGGGGGCCTACGCTTTCGATCCTGCCTTATTGCGAATAA
- a CDS encoding ABC transporter substrate-binding protein, which yields MRRLKSVAAAAFVLAFAGQAEARPLRVMSLDQCADQYVLALAPDADLALSPRADDADSWMKDAAAGRRRIRPTLEAAVGFQPDVVVRYWGGEPRLLAALERRGTRVVTIRDAADLNAVRDVVRTVSEGLGQASRGRAMVARFDQQLSRIAPRPKGSALYLTAGGFTAGPGTLIGAILAAAGYANLAASPGFAAVSVERIALQPPSLFVLGFFDQIRSDWRGPGRHPVVRRAAEGRTAARLPAAALSCPAWFAADAAAILADAR from the coding sequence GTGAGGCGGCTCAAGTCGGTCGCGGCGGCTGCGTTTGTCCTGGCGTTCGCTGGTCAGGCAGAGGCGCGTCCGCTCCGGGTGATGTCGCTGGACCAATGCGCTGACCAGTATGTGCTGGCCCTTGCACCCGACGCGGACCTGGCCCTGTCGCCTCGTGCCGATGATGCCGATTCCTGGATGAAGGACGCAGCTGCGGGACGTCGGCGCATCCGCCCGACGCTGGAGGCCGCCGTTGGGTTTCAGCCCGATGTCGTCGTTCGCTACTGGGGCGGCGAACCCCGCCTGCTGGCCGCCCTCGAGCGGCGTGGCACAAGGGTTGTGACCATTCGCGACGCCGCAGACCTGAACGCGGTTCGGGACGTGGTTCGCACCGTCTCGGAAGGGCTGGGTCAAGCGAGCCGTGGCAGGGCCATGGTCGCGCGCTTCGATCAACAGTTGAGCCGCATAGCCCCCCGACCCAAAGGCTCCGCCCTCTATCTCACGGCAGGAGGCTTTACGGCGGGGCCGGGGACACTGATCGGCGCAATCCTCGCGGCTGCGGGCTATGCCAACCTTGCGGCGTCGCCGGGATTTGCAGCGGTCAGCGTTGAGCGGATTGCTCTGCAGCCGCCCAGCCTCTTTGTCCTGGGTTTCTTCGATCAGATCCGATCCGATTGGAGAGGGCCCGGCCGGCACCCCGTAGTTCGTCGGGCGGCCGAAGGTCGGACCGCCGCGCGACTTCCCGCTGCGGCTCTGAGCTGCCCGGCCTGGTTCGCCGCCGACGCAGCCGCGATCCTGGCCGATGCCCGATGA